Proteins encoded together in one Xenopus laevis strain J_2021 chromosome 6L, Xenopus_laevis_v10.1, whole genome shotgun sequence window:
- the LOC121394452 gene encoding cyclin-O protein B-like, producing the protein MEIFRKRRRQIDEEEQLVSPGCCHNPKRVRHQGDQRGTYHPSAGDPALQNEPWNTLAHIGIGLETFKEYGEDAYMYNKSLEERFMALNFLQSQPEITLASWYEFTSLLVFMHRRLKLDFRSLCLTVNLLERFLACTAPIKTTDLNRVGATCFNIAYKLVEKQQFSLWNCLILFDDTFTKKEINQLERVIICRLLFELAAPTIDDFLEHFTLQRVASQKKPVAVKQTKEAIALTAARGIAALSLTHHHEFYTYAPSMMALCCLKVATKFYPSGKPINVDPAEYPDHIMEECVGKIIALISSRQSFLHMLLPAVFPRRTAEETETSASQKEPEGGEAENIQAGTGF; encoded by the coding sequence ATGGAGATTTTCAGGAAGCGAAGACGACAGATCGACGAAGAAGAACAACTTGTTTCCCCTGGGTGCTGCCATAATCCCAAAAGGGTGAGGCACCAGGGTGATCAACGTGGGACATACCACCCTTCAGCTGGGGACCCAGCACTTCAAAATGAGCCTTGGAACACCTTAGCTCACATAGGCATTGGCCTAGAGACCTTCAAGGAGTATGGGGAAGACGCCTACATGTACAACAAGAGCCTTGAAGAGAGATTTATGGCTTTGAACTTTCTACAAAGTCAGCCAGAAATCACCTTGGCGTCATGGTATGAGTTCACCAGCCTGCTTGTCTTCATGCACAGACGCCTGAAGTTGGACTTTAGGTCTCTGTGCTTGACTGTCAACCTTCTGGAGCGGTTTCTTGCCTGCACTGCTCCCATCAAGACCACCGACCTGAACAGAGTAGGAGCCACTTGCTTCAATATAGCCTACAAGTTAGTGGAGAAACAGCAATTCAGCCTATGGAATTGCCTAATACTCTTTGATGACACCTTTACAAAGAAGGAAATTAACCAACTGGAGCGAGTCATCATTTGCAGATTGCTTTTTGAACTGGCGGCACCGACCATCGATGACTTCTTGGAGCATTTCACCCTCCAGAGAGTAGCCAGCCAGAAGAAGCCTGTAGCTGTCAAGCAGACAAAAGAAGCCATTGCCCTGACGGCTGCTAGAGGCATCGCAGCACTGAGCCTGACCCACCATCATGAGTTTTATACTTATGCACCCTCCATGATGGCTCTGTGCTGCCTGAAAGTAGCCACAAAATTCTACCCTTCAGGCAAACCAATAAACGTGGATCCTGCTGAATACCCAGACCACATAATGGAAGAGTGTGTCGGGAAGATCATCGCTCTGATATCATCCAGGCAGAGCTTTTTACACATGCTGCTTCCAGCAGTGTTTCCAAGAAGAACAGCAGAGGAGACAGAGACAAGCGCCTCCCAGAAAGAACCCGAAGGTGGTGAGGCAGAAAACATCCAGGCAGGAACAGGGTTCTGA
- the LOC121394451 gene encoding cyclin-O protein B-like, which translates to MEIFRKRRRQIDEEEQLVSPGCCHNPKRVRHQGDQRGTYHPSAGDPALQNEPWNTLAHIGIGLETFKEYGEDAYMYNKSLEERFMALNFLQSQPEITLASWYEFTSLLVFMHRRLKLDFRSLCLTVNLLERFLACTAPIKTTDLNRVGATCFNIAYKLVEKQQFSLWNCLILFDDTFTKKEINQLERVIICRLLFELAAPTIDDFLEHFTLQRVASQKKPVAVKQTKEAIALTAARGIAALSLTHHHEFYTYAPSMMALCCLKVATKFYPSGKPINVDPAEYPDHIMEECVGKIIALISSRQSFLHMLLPAVFPRRTAEETETSASQKEPEGGEAKTSRQEQGSDPLEMAQGSGLSIYHQGVRLQYRHPYIPTYPYYHPHMHPYIPTYPYNHPHMHPYIHLILLLSSLQLKYYLIARGH; encoded by the exons ATGGAGATTTTCAGGAAGCGAAGACGACAGATCGACGAAGAAGAACAACTTGTTTCCCCTGGGTGCTGCCATAATCCCAAAAGGGTGAGGCACCAGGGTGATCAACGTGGGACATACCACCCTTCAGCTGGGGACCCAGCACTTCAAAATGAGCCTTGGAACACCTTAGCTCACATAGGCATTGGCCTAGAGACCTTCAAGGAGTATGGGGAAGACGCCTACATGTACAACAAGAGCCTTGAAGAGAGATTTATGGCTTTGAACTTTCTACAAAGTCAGCCAGAAATCACCTTGGCGTCATGGTATGAGTTCACCAGCCTGCTTGTCTTCATGCACAGACGCCTGAAGTTGGACTTTAGGTCTCTGTGCTTGACTGTCAACCTTCTGGAGCGGTTTCTTGCCTGCACTGCTCCCATCAAGACCACCGACCTGAACAGAGTAGGAGCCACTTGCTTCAATATAGCCTACAAGTTAGTGGAGAAACAGCAATTCAGCCTATGGAATTGCCTAATACTCTTTGATGACACCTTTACAAAGAAGGAAATTAACCAACTGGAGCGAGTCATCATTTGCAGATTGCTTTTTGAACTGGCGGCACCGACCATCGATGACTTCTTGGAGCATTTCACCCTCCAGAGAGTAGCCAGCCAGAAGAAGCCTGTAGCTGTCAAGCAGACAAAAGAAGCCATTGCCCTGACGGCTGCTAGAGGCATCGCAGCACTGAGCCTGACCCACCATCATGAGTTTTATACTTATGCACCCTCCATGATGGCTCTGTGCTGCCTGAAAGTAGCCACAAAATTCTACCCTTCAGGCAAACCAATAAACGTGGATCCTGCTGAATACCCAGACCACATAATGGAAGAGTGTGTCGGGAAGATCATCGCTCTGATATCATCCAGGCAGAGCTTTTTACACATGCTGCTTCCAGCAGTGTTTCCAAGAAGAACAGCAGAGGAGACAGAGACAAGCGCCTCCCAGAAAGAACCCGAAGGTGGTGAGGCAAAAACATCCAGGCAGGAACAGGGTTCTGACCCCTTGGAAATGGCCCAGGGATCTGGCCTTTCCATCTATCATCAAGGGGTACGTTTGCAATac aggcacccatacattcccaCATATCCATACTACCACCCTCacatgcacccatacattcctacatatccatacaaccaccctcacatgcacccatacat CCATCTTATTCTGCTTCTTTCAAGCCTGCAACTAAAATACTACCTGATTGCCAGGGGTCACTAA